A window of Apium graveolens cultivar Ventura unplaced genomic scaffold, ASM990537v1 ctg5133, whole genome shotgun sequence contains these coding sequences:
- the LOC141702444 gene encoding uncharacterized protein LOC141702444 — MLHEKPYTLGWVSKNLQVRVSLICKVSISIGKHYKEEVMCDVLDMDICHVLLCHPWKFETDVTYNGHDNVMLFKWGSHKIAMAPILNFDSSVGQKKSNFLVMGNDDKELDEAIKETWGFFPIVVKVLMSVVKEDAIPEEGQNFLQDLEELIADELPNAFPLVQDIQH, encoded by the coding sequence ATGCTCCATGAGAAGCCTTACACCTTGGGTTGGGTCAGCAAAAATTTACAAGTGCGTGTGTCTTTGATTTGCAAAGTTTCTATCTCCATTGGAAAACACTACAAGGAAGAGGTAATGTGTGATGTTCTTGATATGGATATTTGTCATGTTTTACTTTGCCATCCTTGGAAATTTGAAACTGATGTAACGTATAATGGACATGATAATGTGATGTTGTTTAAGTGGGGAAGTCATAAAATTGCCATGGCCCCCATTCTGAATTTTGATAGTAGTGTAGGTCAGAAAAAGTCTAATTTTCTGGTGATGGGCAATGATGATAAAGAGTTAGATGAAGCTATTAAAGAAACATGGGGTTTCTTCCCTATAGTGGTTAAGGTGTTGATGAGTGTTGTCAAAGAGGATGCTATTCCAGAAGAAGGACAAAATTTTTTGCAGGATTTGGAGGAGCTAATTGCAGATGAGTTGCCTAATGCTTTTCCTCTTGTGCAAGATATTCAACACTAG